The following are encoded together in the Bacillus sp. NP157 genome:
- a CDS encoding glutaredoxin family protein, with amino-acid sequence MQAFTLFQRDDCHLCDQALGLLASVRFPEFSSVWIDDDEALEARYGARVPVLRRSDGLELDWPFDAEALKELV; translated from the coding sequence ATGCAAGCATTCACACTCTTCCAGCGCGACGACTGCCACCTCTGCGACCAGGCACTTGGCCTGCTCGCCAGCGTGCGTTTCCCGGAGTTCTCCTCCGTGTGGATCGATGACGACGAGGCGCTGGAAGCGCGCTACGGCGCGCGCGTGCCCGTGCTGCGCCGCAGCGACGGGCTGGAACTGGACTGGCCGTTCGATGCCGAAGCCCTCAAGGAACTCGTGTAG
- a CDS encoding GTP-binding protein yields MTEGWRDRLRGFAGRFRRGRVDAPAADTRGGAVGASLRGLLDDPAIPADVRAAMAADFRRVEDMLERIEREELHVAVFGRVSAGKSALGNALLGRDAFAMGVLHGTTTEADAVRLDEAAHAGLVLIDTPGINELGGEAREKLAFDVAEVSDLIVFVADGDLTREERDALRTLAATSRPLLLVLNKSDRYADDERDGLLDRLREHANGLVRREDVLAVAARPAPRLVVEVDALGREQRRSEPREADVAALKARLVAIAEREGKALSAIHAGLFAGKLTDQISARIAATRRDAASGVIRQYCIAKSVAVALNPIPVADLLLAGGLDAAMVVQLSRVYGLPLTRAESGRLVAVISTQLAALMGAVWGVQLVASALKGISGGLSIVVTAAAQGALGWYATVLIGRAAERYLVAGKSWGEQGAKRAVADVVASLDRDSILREAREEILARLRK; encoded by the coding sequence ATGACCGAAGGCTGGCGCGATCGCCTGCGCGGCTTCGCCGGCCGCTTCCGCCGAGGCCGCGTCGACGCGCCCGCGGCGGACACGCGTGGCGGTGCCGTGGGCGCCAGCCTGCGCGGCCTGCTCGACGATCCGGCCATCCCCGCGGATGTTCGCGCGGCGATGGCCGCGGATTTCCGCCGCGTGGAAGACATGCTCGAGCGGATCGAGCGCGAAGAACTGCACGTGGCTGTCTTTGGCCGCGTCTCCGCGGGCAAGTCGGCACTGGGCAACGCCCTGCTCGGGCGCGACGCCTTCGCCATGGGCGTGCTGCACGGCACGACCACCGAAGCCGACGCGGTGCGCCTCGATGAAGCGGCGCATGCCGGCCTGGTCCTTATCGATACGCCGGGCATCAACGAACTCGGTGGCGAAGCGCGCGAAAAGCTCGCCTTCGACGTGGCCGAAGTCAGCGACCTGATCGTCTTCGTCGCCGACGGCGACCTCACCCGCGAAGAACGCGACGCCCTGCGCACGCTCGCCGCGACCAGCCGGCCGTTGCTGCTGGTGCTCAACAAGTCCGATCGATACGCCGACGACGAACGCGACGGCCTGCTCGACCGTCTGCGCGAACATGCCAATGGCCTGGTGCGTCGCGAGGACGTCCTCGCCGTGGCGGCGCGGCCGGCACCGCGACTGGTCGTCGAGGTCGACGCACTCGGCCGTGAACAGCGACGCAGCGAACCGCGCGAAGCCGACGTCGCCGCGCTCAAGGCCCGGCTGGTCGCCATCGCCGAGCGCGAAGGCAAGGCGCTCTCCGCGATCCATGCCGGCCTGTTCGCCGGCAAGCTCACCGACCAGATCAGCGCACGCATCGCGGCCACCCGTCGCGACGCCGCCAGCGGCGTCATCCGCCAGTACTGCATCGCGAAGTCGGTCGCGGTGGCATTGAATCCGATCCCGGTGGCCGATCTGCTGCTCGCCGGCGGCCTGGACGCGGCCATGGTGGTGCAGCTAAGCCGGGTTTACGGCCTGCCACTCACCCGCGCGGAATCCGGACGCCTCGTCGCGGTCATCAGCACCCAGCTGGCCGCGCTGATGGGCGCGGTCTGGGGCGTGCAGTTGGTCGCGTCCGCGCTCAAGGGCATCAGCGGCGGCCTGTCGATCGTGGTCACCGCGGCCGCCCAGGGCGCGCTGGGCTGGTACGCCACCGTGCTGATCGGCCGCGCCGCGGAACGCTACCTCGTCGCCGGCAAGTCCTGGGGCGAGCAAGGCGCCAAGCGCGCCGTCGCCGACGTCGTCGCCAGCCTCGACCGCGATTCGATCCTGCGCGAAGCGCGCGAAGAAATCCTGGCGCGCCTGCGCAAATAA
- a CDS encoding YceI family protein, whose translation MIPSVRRLTALALALALPLAATAADYKVGPGSTLGFSGKFQGQQFDGSFGKFDAAISYDPANVATAKFDVTVDVATAKTGDGDRDSALPTADFFDTSKFPKAHYVTTGFSKDAKGDVIANGNLTLHGVTKPLQLKVVFNPAAGGARLSVTGTLKRLDFGVGSGQYKDTSTIADEVLVNGTLNLQPK comes from the coding sequence ATGATCCCGTCCGTTCGCCGCCTGACCGCGCTGGCCCTCGCGCTCGCCCTGCCGCTTGCCGCCACCGCGGCGGATTACAAGGTCGGCCCGGGTAGCACGCTCGGCTTCAGCGGCAAGTTCCAGGGCCAGCAGTTCGACGGCTCGTTCGGCAAGTTCGATGCGGCCATCAGCTACGACCCGGCGAACGTCGCCACGGCGAAGTTCGACGTCACCGTGGACGTCGCGACCGCGAAGACCGGCGACGGCGACCGCGACAGCGCGCTGCCCACCGCGGACTTCTTCGACACGTCGAAGTTTCCCAAGGCGCATTACGTCACCACCGGCTTCAGCAAGGACGCCAAGGGCGACGTCATCGCCAACGGTAACCTCACCCTGCATGGCGTGACCAAGCCGCTGCAGCTGAAGGTCGTGTTCAACCCGGCCGCTGGCGGTGCACGCCTGTCGGTCACCGGCACCCTGAAGCGCCTCGACTTCGGCGTGGGCAGCGGCCAGTACAAGGACACGTCGACGATCGCCGACGAAGTGCTGGTCAACGGCACGCTCAACCTGCAGCCGAAGTAA
- a CDS encoding cytochrome b, whose protein sequence is MPTRSEPTRWSTVAKTFHWLMALLILGNGAFAFWMDGLKPSLNKINMFALHKSIGLTVLALFLLRLLWRAIDKRPPDEPAPRWQQLAAHVVHGFLYVLIVSIPLSGWAFNSAHGFPLQYFKQFNLPALVDKNEDLSNLLGTVHVYLFWLLLLVLVAHVGGALKHHFIDRDDTLRRMLPFGRAKRNTPTPSGDTP, encoded by the coding sequence ATGCCCACGCGCAGTGAGCCCACCCGCTGGAGCACCGTCGCCAAGACCTTCCACTGGTTGATGGCGCTGTTGATCCTCGGCAATGGCGCGTTCGCCTTCTGGATGGACGGCCTTAAGCCGTCGCTCAACAAGATCAACATGTTCGCCCTGCACAAGTCGATCGGCCTGACCGTGCTCGCGCTGTTCCTGCTGCGCCTGCTGTGGCGCGCGATCGACAAGCGCCCGCCGGACGAGCCCGCACCACGCTGGCAACAGCTTGCCGCGCACGTGGTGCATGGCTTCCTGTATGTGTTGATCGTGTCGATCCCGCTCAGCGGCTGGGCCTTCAACTCGGCGCACGGATTCCCGCTGCAGTACTTCAAGCAGTTCAACCTGCCGGCGCTGGTCGACAAGAACGAAGACCTGTCCAACCTGCTCGGCACGGTGCACGTCTACCTGTTCTGGCTGCTGTTGCTGGTGCTGGTCGCCCATGTCGGCGGCGCGCTGAAACACCACTTCATCGACCGTGACGACACCCTGCGGCGCATGCTCCCGTTCGGACGTGCGAAGCGAAACACCCCCACCCCTTCCGGAGACACGCCATGA
- a CDS encoding YceI family protein, producing MRHALLPGMLVLAAWTGTAHASPQVYRIDPVHSAVVFNVDHNGFSRSFGRLRITDGTIRFDPDNWPASSVDATVDLSSVDMGDPDWDKAVRGSSLLDADRGRTARFTSDSVEKRSDEEGVVHGKLTLRGITRPLDLPFRVNRVGKTIYGLHTTAGFSSNIVIDRTTFGMTSNTGSIGTPVSVWLEIEAIRGADAPASHDKDTPDAHAQ from the coding sequence ATGCGCCACGCCCTCCTTCCCGGCATGCTCGTCCTCGCTGCATGGACCGGCACTGCCCATGCGTCACCCCAGGTGTACCGGATCGATCCGGTGCATAGCGCCGTGGTATTCAACGTGGACCACAATGGTTTTTCCCGCTCGTTCGGCCGCCTGCGCATCACCGACGGCACGATCCGCTTCGATCCGGACAACTGGCCGGCCTCCTCGGTGGATGCCACGGTCGACCTGTCGTCGGTCGACATGGGCGATCCGGACTGGGACAAGGCCGTGCGTGGCAGCAGCCTGCTCGATGCGGATCGCGGACGGACCGCGCGCTTCACCAGCGACTCGGTGGAGAAGCGCAGCGACGAGGAAGGCGTGGTGCACGGCAAGCTCACCCTGCGCGGCATCACCCGCCCGCTCGACCTGCCCTTCAGGGTCAACCGGGTCGGCAAGACGATCTACGGGCTGCACACCACGGCCGGCTTTTCCTCCAACATCGTCATCGACCGCACGACGTTCGGCATGACATCCAACACCGGCTCGATCGGCACCCCGGTGTCGGTCTGGCTGGAAATCGAAGCCATCCGCGGTGCCGACGCGCCCGCCAGCCACGACAAGGACACCCCCGATGCCCACGCGCAGTGA
- a CDS encoding 50S ribosome-binding GTPase — MSSRLRLLVAAIGIAALAWLSFATLERALALAERFMGLPEGLRWLLGTLLLALLCAGVAAGIWWLRPRKPRAPIQAPDRPSLEVRLSALREDAPGVEELRSELTELDHRRGSERLYIAVFGEISTGKSALVAALVPGATVHSDARGGTTRVVGHFEGNAPDGQAWTVADVPGTAEADGDSRERMAREEALRAHAVVYVCAGDLTRAQASELRWLGDFGKPLVLAVNKADQWHDDERAQILRHLHAHADGVPDAIVMLSAGGEEQFTRRLADGSSEDVRRRRKPQVDELIAALRRLLAAGPTALEPARENAVLAGLHERTAVLEQAQRAAEAERIVARYARRAIVGAMAAVAPGTDLVIQGALATGMVRALAAVYNVRITDVEIEGLLRQVRMTLRTGTSVVLAVAGNALKAFPGLGTLGGGVLHAFAYALIFDSLGKALAATLAERQELDQATAAERMRELLDDTRGNRLRQLAELTTDALRHR; from the coding sequence ATGTCATCCCGACTCCGCCTGCTCGTCGCGGCCATCGGCATCGCCGCCCTGGCCTGGCTCTCCTTCGCCACGCTGGAGCGTGCGCTGGCCCTGGCCGAGCGCTTCATGGGTTTGCCGGAGGGCCTGCGCTGGCTCCTCGGCACGTTGCTGCTGGCCTTGCTGTGCGCAGGCGTCGCCGCCGGCATCTGGTGGTTGCGGCCGCGCAAACCACGCGCGCCCATTCAGGCACCGGACCGACCCAGCCTCGAAGTACGGCTATCGGCCCTGCGCGAAGATGCACCCGGTGTTGAGGAACTTCGCAGCGAACTGACCGAACTCGATCATCGTCGCGGCAGCGAACGCCTTTACATTGCCGTGTTCGGCGAGATATCCACGGGCAAGTCCGCGCTGGTCGCCGCACTGGTGCCCGGCGCGACGGTGCACAGCGATGCACGCGGTGGCACCACGCGCGTGGTCGGGCATTTCGAAGGCAACGCACCGGATGGCCAGGCCTGGACGGTGGCCGACGTGCCCGGCACGGCCGAAGCCGACGGCGATTCACGCGAGCGGATGGCCCGCGAAGAAGCGCTGCGCGCACACGCGGTGGTCTACGTCTGCGCCGGCGACCTGACCCGCGCGCAGGCAAGCGAACTGCGCTGGCTCGGCGATTTCGGCAAGCCGCTGGTGCTCGCCGTCAACAAGGCCGACCAGTGGCACGACGACGAACGTGCACAGATCCTGCGCCACCTGCATGCGCATGCGGATGGCGTGCCCGATGCGATCGTGATGCTGAGCGCGGGTGGCGAAGAGCAGTTCACCCGGCGCCTGGCCGACGGCAGCAGCGAAGACGTGCGGCGCCGGCGCAAGCCCCAGGTCGACGAACTCATCGCCGCGCTGCGCCGGTTGCTGGCGGCGGGCCCCACGGCGCTGGAACCCGCGCGGGAGAACGCGGTGCTCGCCGGGCTGCACGAGCGCACCGCCGTGCTCGAACAGGCCCAGCGCGCCGCAGAAGCCGAACGCATCGTCGCGCGCTATGCACGCCGGGCGATCGTCGGCGCGATGGCCGCCGTGGCCCCCGGCACCGACCTGGTGATCCAGGGCGCCCTGGCCACGGGCATGGTCCGCGCGCTGGCGGCGGTTTACAACGTGCGTATCACCGACGTGGAAATCGAAGGCCTGCTCCGCCAGGTACGCATGACCTTGCGAACCGGCACGTCCGTGGTGCTGGCCGTGGCAGGCAACGCGCTGAAGGCGTTCCCGGGCCTGGGCACGCTGGGCGGCGGCGTCTTGCACGCCTTTGCCTACGCGCTGATCTTCGACAGCCTGGGCAAGGCGCTGGCCGCCACCCTCGCCGAGCGGCAGGAGCTGGACCAGGCCACGGCCGCGGAGCGCATGCGTGAATTGCTCGACGACACCCGGGGCAACCGGTTGCGCCAGCTGGCGGAACTCACCACGGATGCCCTGCGCCATCGCTGA
- a CDS encoding response regulator, which yields MTRWILAAIAYAALVFKPVHAGMPPVPTPQFRSYGLHEGLPSSKVNVVVQDAQGFVWVGTASGLARFDGVSFTVPALGQAGGQSLPGMAVSALMVDRTARVWMGGPELGLARYDPASAAFVHWRDGLVDPDVRAIAEAGDGSVWIGTADGLDRIHPDGSLEHVAPGPRGLASVSVQALHADASGRVWVGGDGGIDIVAADGSVARASFEESSPPRVLHIDARGDELTVSTVRGLYRRGADGTFRRDRRVPDTPIYAAFADSHGTTWVASLDGLLMLDRHGRIHPVAGVWTAQGGLPGRSVRGIMEDGEHGMWFALNDGGLGYLGPSWEDFTRFAHVATDPSSLPGRTVTAVAAHGDDQLWVGGLRGWIRSFDPATGRTGEAYDVGPMRIQALLETRAGDVLAGTVEGLTRIHRGHAAPWLRSEIRHAVTSLTEAPDGKVYVAALGAGVFVLDPALRHAAPLAFAEARRGSTDTRQIEIVGGDLWQASVAGLARRDRGDGRMHYIEGVAPGRISAFEPDDDGFWVVRPDALQHYTWEGTRALLDRTLGGAQGYPSADILNIRRDIGGRLWLYGQTGVWRFDPRTGTFRPFGLADGLANGEFTHATTVRLADGTMYGATLGGLVGFRPDQQRDHSRRPGIALLGASVLRGGTRMALPATGDTLHVAWNDRELVVRARTLSYVNPDRNHLAFTLERDGRSSVVHAGKEGDGTLPPLAPGTYRLAIAGRGRDGVDGQLARPLSVEVQAPPWLRWWAWLGYAVAALASIATGVHATRFRLRQAMRVQLAEQQRRLAEEANAAKTDFMATLGHEIRTPMTGVLGMAELMARTPLDDTQRGYIEAVRRSGTMLLRLVNDALDLTRIEARRLVLEPECVSLRSIAAAAVDLASAAAKAKGLSLSMVVEASVPRAVRADPVRLRQVLQNLVNNAVKFTERGGVSVHVGGEAGRLLLSVRDTGPGMDDALMGRLFSRFEQGGTRQRGEGSGLGLAICHELCALMGGSIAVESQPGMGSTFMVTLPLPACTCAGGACIVPVLADPATQGHRVLLVEDDAVVAEVIAGLLSQRGHDVTVLADGLVALAELAITPFDAMLLDLDLPVVDGFQVARMARRMERCAAMPIVAVTARSAGDELDAIRAAGMDALLRKPLTGDDLAAVLEAVV from the coding sequence ATGACGAGATGGATTCTCGCAGCGATCGCATACGCGGCGCTCGTTTTTAAACCCGTACACGCCGGCATGCCGCCGGTGCCCACCCCGCAGTTCCGTAGCTACGGACTGCACGAAGGCCTGCCCAGCAGCAAGGTCAACGTGGTGGTGCAGGATGCCCAGGGTTTCGTCTGGGTCGGCACCGCGTCGGGCCTTGCCCGGTTCGATGGCGTCTCGTTTACTGTGCCTGCACTCGGGCAGGCAGGCGGCCAGTCCCTTCCCGGGATGGCGGTTTCCGCGCTCATGGTCGACCGCACCGCCCGGGTATGGATGGGTGGCCCCGAACTCGGGCTGGCCCGCTACGACCCCGCAAGCGCCGCCTTCGTCCACTGGCGTGATGGCCTGGTCGATCCCGACGTGCGCGCGATTGCCGAGGCCGGGGACGGCTCGGTGTGGATCGGCACCGCCGATGGGCTTGACCGGATCCACCCTGACGGATCGCTCGAGCACGTGGCGCCGGGCCCACGCGGGCTGGCGTCCGTTTCCGTACAGGCGTTGCATGCCGACGCCTCCGGCCGGGTCTGGGTCGGCGGGGACGGCGGCATCGACATCGTCGCCGCCGATGGCAGCGTGGCGCGGGCATCGTTCGAGGAATCTTCGCCGCCGCGCGTGCTGCACATCGACGCCCGTGGTGACGAGCTCACGGTCTCGACCGTGCGCGGACTTTACCGACGTGGCGCCGACGGCACCTTCAGGCGCGATCGCCGCGTGCCGGACACGCCGATCTATGCGGCGTTCGCCGACAGCCACGGCACCACCTGGGTGGCCAGCCTCGACGGCCTGTTGATGCTGGATCGCCACGGCCGGATCCACCCGGTCGCCGGTGTATGGACGGCGCAGGGCGGGCTGCCCGGCCGCTCCGTGCGCGGCATCATGGAAGACGGCGAGCACGGGATGTGGTTCGCACTGAACGACGGTGGCCTCGGTTACCTGGGGCCGAGCTGGGAGGACTTCACCCGCTTCGCCCACGTGGCGACGGATCCCTCCAGCCTGCCGGGGCGCACGGTGACGGCGGTGGCCGCGCATGGCGACGACCAGCTGTGGGTTGGCGGCCTGCGCGGCTGGATCCGCTCGTTCGATCCGGCCACCGGTCGCACCGGCGAGGCATACGACGTCGGGCCCATGCGCATCCAGGCCCTGCTGGAAACGCGCGCGGGCGACGTCCTCGCCGGGACGGTCGAAGGGCTCACCCGGATCCATCGCGGGCATGCGGCACCGTGGCTGCGCAGCGAAATCAGGCACGCAGTGACCAGCCTGACCGAGGCACCGGATGGGAAGGTGTATGTGGCGGCGCTGGGCGCCGGCGTCTTCGTGCTCGACCCGGCATTGCGCCATGCCGCGCCCCTGGCGTTCGCCGAGGCACGTCGCGGTTCCACCGATACCCGGCAGATCGAAATCGTCGGCGGCGATCTCTGGCAGGCCAGCGTGGCCGGCCTCGCGCGACGCGATCGTGGCGACGGGCGCATGCACTATATCGAGGGCGTCGCGCCTGGCCGGATCAGCGCGTTCGAACCGGACGACGACGGGTTCTGGGTCGTGCGGCCGGACGCGCTCCAGCACTACACGTGGGAAGGCACGCGTGCACTGCTCGATCGCACGCTCGGCGGCGCACAGGGCTACCCATCGGCCGACATCCTGAATATCCGTCGCGACATCGGCGGGCGGCTATGGCTGTACGGGCAGACGGGGGTATGGCGCTTCGATCCACGCACCGGCACGTTCAGGCCCTTCGGCCTCGCCGACGGCCTCGCCAACGGCGAGTTCACCCACGCCACGACTGTCCGCCTTGCCGATGGCACGATGTACGGTGCGACCCTGGGTGGACTGGTCGGATTCCGGCCGGACCAGCAGCGCGACCATTCCCGGCGGCCGGGTATCGCCTTGCTGGGTGCGAGTGTCCTGCGCGGCGGCACGCGCATGGCATTGCCGGCGACGGGCGACACCCTGCACGTCGCCTGGAACGATCGGGAGTTGGTCGTGCGTGCCCGCACCCTTTCCTACGTCAATCCGGATCGTAACCACCTGGCCTTTACGCTCGAGCGTGACGGGCGCTCTTCGGTGGTGCATGCAGGCAAGGAAGGCGACGGCACCCTCCCGCCGCTGGCGCCCGGTACCTATCGGTTGGCCATCGCCGGACGCGGCCGCGATGGTGTGGACGGCCAGCTGGCTCGTCCGCTCTCCGTCGAGGTGCAGGCGCCGCCATGGCTGCGCTGGTGGGCGTGGCTGGGTTACGCCGTCGCGGCGCTCGCGTCCATCGCCACCGGCGTCCACGCGACGCGTTTCCGGCTGCGCCAGGCCATGCGCGTGCAGCTGGCCGAGCAACAGCGACGGCTGGCCGAAGAGGCGAATGCCGCGAAGACCGACTTCATGGCCACGCTGGGCCACGAGATACGCACGCCCATGACCGGCGTGCTTGGGATGGCCGAACTGATGGCGCGCACGCCGCTCGACGATACCCAGCGTGGCTACATCGAAGCCGTGCGTCGTTCGGGCACCATGTTGCTGCGGCTGGTCAACGACGCGCTGGACCTGACCCGCATCGAGGCGCGCCGGCTGGTGCTCGAACCCGAATGCGTTTCGCTACGATCGATCGCGGCGGCGGCAGTGGATCTCGCATCCGCGGCCGCCAAAGCCAAGGGCCTGTCGCTGTCGATGGTCGTGGAAGCGTCGGTGCCGCGCGCGGTACGCGCGGACCCGGTCCGGCTGCGCCAGGTACTGCAAAACCTCGTCAACAACGCGGTGAAGTTCACCGAACGCGGTGGGGTGTCCGTGCATGTCGGTGGCGAAGCAGGGCGCTTGCTGCTCAGCGTGCGCGATACCGGGCCGGGCATGGACGACGCCCTGATGGGCCGACTGTTCTCGCGCTTCGAGCAGGGCGGCACGCGGCAACGCGGCGAAGGCTCTGGCCTGGGCCTGGCGATCTGTCACGAGCTCTGTGCCCTGATGGGCGGCAGCATCGCCGTCGAGAGCCAGCCCGGCATGGGCAGCACCTTCATGGTCACCCTGCCGCTGCCCGCCTGCACCTGCGCAGGGGGAGCATGCATCGTGCCCGTGCTTGCCGACCCCGCGACGCAAGGCCACCGCGTGCTGCTCGTCGAGGACGACGCGGTGGTCGCCGAAGTGATCGCCGGGCTGCTAAGCCAGCGCGGCCACGATGTGACGGTGCTGGCGGATGGCCTCGTCGCGCTGGCCGAACTGGCGATCACGCCCTTCGATGCCATGCTGCTCGATCTCGACTTGCCCGTCGTGGATGGCTTCCAGGTGGCGCGGATGGCCCGGCGCATGGAGCGCTGTGCTGCCATGCCGATCGTCGCGGTGACGGCGCGATCGGCAGGCGACGAGCTGGATGCGATCCGCGCGGCAGGCATGGATGCGCTGCTGCGCAAGCCCCTGACCGGCGATGACCTCGCCGCGGTGCTGGAGGCTGTCGTGTAA
- the lptG gene encoding LPS export ABC transporter permease LptG: MATLTIKRADRLIGASVLGTLLLVWLVLTGFDSLQQFVRQLGNIGKNGFSLYDAIAYIMLTVPRRLYQMFSNAALIGGLLGLGGLAATGELTALRAAGMSKLRIAVSAVGIVAVMTVLVVIMGETVAPYGDQHAQAIQVRMRSSNLGSTSSGLWARDAGKIINAKSAIATQDGDRTTVKLVDVRVYTFSPDGEVAEFSHGDSAIHDGSQWIMTNVRTSTRNDAGVHSITAPTQTWQSRLNPHVLEQSIIHPEYLSMSDLRRNMRYLESNGQNPGAYAVAFWGRVIFPLNVLVLVLCAMPFAFGSLRSGGFGKRLFIGIILAIGWYFLQGAMVNFGTVYGLPPLMANLLPTVLLVVGALGYFKRFG; encoded by the coding sequence ATGGCCACGCTGACCATCAAGCGCGCCGACCGGCTGATCGGCGCCAGCGTCCTCGGCACCCTGCTGCTGGTGTGGCTGGTGCTGACCGGTTTCGATTCGCTGCAGCAGTTCGTTCGCCAGCTCGGCAACATCGGCAAAAACGGTTTCAGCCTCTACGACGCCATCGCCTACATCATGCTGACGGTGCCGCGGCGCCTCTACCAGATGTTCAGCAACGCGGCGCTGATCGGCGGCCTGCTGGGCCTCGGCGGCCTGGCGGCCACGGGGGAGCTCACCGCGTTGCGTGCCGCGGGCATGTCCAAGCTGCGCATCGCCGTGTCGGCGGTGGGCATCGTGGCGGTGATGACGGTGCTCGTCGTGATCATGGGCGAGACAGTGGCCCCGTACGGCGACCAGCATGCCCAGGCGATCCAGGTGCGCATGCGCTCCAGCAACCTGGGTTCGACCAGCAGTGGCCTGTGGGCGCGCGACGCCGGCAAGATCATCAATGCCAAGAGCGCCATCGCCACCCAGGACGGTGACCGCACCACGGTCAAGCTGGTCGACGTGCGCGTGTACACCTTCTCGCCCGATGGCGAGGTCGCCGAGTTCTCGCACGGCGACAGCGCGATCCACGATGGCAGCCAGTGGATCATGACCAACGTGCGCACGAGCACGCGCAACGACGCTGGCGTCCATTCGATCACCGCGCCGACGCAGACGTGGCAGTCGCGCCTGAACCCGCACGTGCTGGAACAGTCGATCATCCACCCCGAATACCTATCGATGTCCGACCTGCGCCGCAACATGCGCTACCTGGAATCGAACGGCCAGAACCCGGGCGCCTATGCGGTGGCGTTCTGGGGCCGCGTGATCTTCCCGCTCAACGTGCTGGTGCTGGTCCTCTGCGCCATGCCGTTCGCCTTCGGCTCGCTGCGCTCGGGCGGTTTCGGCAAGCGCCTGTTCATCGGCATCATCCTCGCGATCGGCTGGTACTTCCTGCAGGGCGCGATGGTGAACTTCGGTACCGTGTACGGCTTGCCACCGCTGATGGCGAACCTGCTGCCAACGGTGTTGCTGGTGGTCGGCGCGCTGGGCTACTTCAAACGATTCGGCTAG
- the lptF gene encoding LPS export ABC transporter permease LptF — MLSILDRYFLRELAYGILATAVVLLVIFAGGAFAGVLQKVANGSIQPSIMFEVLGLQMLDLLSTLLPMAAFLGTLIALGRMYRESEMHVLASSGMGPRGMLRPVVLLAAITTILVGMLSLWLGPWSARTADQAIAAANKSVIAAGLDAGRFTELPGKGGIIFVDTLSRDGTVLGKTFLATDRVDSDGNPQVRVVNAKHGQMYQESNGQDRFLALFDGWQFEIPLGGDNWRRMKYERNDVSLSNISDDDDDTDPAHESTTVALFKAGTADALGELVSRFAAPVSTLVLMMMVLPMSRQAPRDARYGRLLVAVLSYFLYVVWQLIARTQIIKGHLHTSVPIWVLHAIVFAIAAWFFWKQNAPRRVKGAA, encoded by the coding sequence ATGCTCAGCATCCTCGACCGTTACTTCCTTCGCGAACTTGCCTACGGCATCCTGGCGACCGCCGTGGTGCTCCTGGTGATCTTCGCCGGCGGCGCCTTCGCGGGCGTTTTGCAGAAGGTCGCCAACGGCAGCATCCAGCCCAGCATCATGTTCGAAGTGCTCGGCCTGCAGATGCTGGACCTGCTCTCGACCCTGCTGCCCATGGCCGCCTTCCTCGGCACCCTGATCGCCCTGGGCCGGATGTATCGCGAAAGCGAGATGCACGTCCTGGCCTCCTCCGGCATGGGCCCGCGCGGCATGCTGCGCCCGGTGGTCCTGCTCGCCGCCATCACCACGATCCTGGTCGGCATGCTGTCCCTGTGGCTGGGCCCCTGGTCCGCCCGCACCGCCGACCAGGCCATCGCCGCGGCCAACAAGTCGGTGATCGCCGCCGGCCTCGACGCCGGCCGCTTCACCGAGCTGCCCGGCAAGGGCGGGATCATCTTCGTCGACACCCTCAGCCGCGACGGCACGGTGCTGGGCAAGACCTTCCTGGCCACCGACCGGGTGGATTCGGACGGCAACCCCCAGGTGCGCGTGGTCAATGCCAAACATGGCCAGATGTACCAGGAGAGCAACGGCCAGGACCGCTTCCTCGCCCTGTTCGACGGCTGGCAGTTCGAGATCCCCCTGGGCGGCGACAACTGGCGGCGTATGAAATACGAGCGCAACGACGTTTCGCTGTCGAACATCAGCGATGACGACGACGATACCGATCCGGCCCACGAGTCCACCACGGTGGCGCTGTTCAAGGCCGGCACTGCCGACGCCCTGGGCGAACTGGTGTCGCGCTTCGCCGCGCCGGTCTCCACCCTGGTCCTGATGATGATGGTGCTGCCGATGTCCCGCCAGGCGCCGCGCGATGCGCGCTATGGCCGCCTGCTGGTCGCCGTGCTGTCGTACTTCCTTTACGTGGTGTGGCAGCTGATCGCCCGCACGCAGATCATCAAGGGACACCTGCATACCTCGGTGCCGATCTGGGTGCTGCATGCCATCGTGTTCGCCATCGCGGCCTGGTTCTTCTGGAAACAGAACGCCCCGCGGCGCGTGAAGGGAGCCGCATGA